A genomic segment from Actinomadura hallensis encodes:
- a CDS encoding diacylglycerol kinase, whose translation MAVRVVHVATGNVGRIALSQLIEDPRFDLVGLVVSDPEKAGRDAGELAGTGTVTGVKATADLDAALAARPECTVYCALGETRLTGALADVRKILASGSNVVASSPVPLIHPWGVLPDGMIEPIEDACREGGTSLFVTGVDPGWANDLLPFAIASTCRRVEQIRCLEIADYASYDGSPVILDFMGFGRPVGDLPKLFRPGMLAASWGVTLRMLARGFGFELDDITEWFEQEPAPEPFDVAAGHIPAGGVAAVRFQIRGVVGGKEVLVIDHTNRLRADLRPDWPQPAQEGGSYRVEIVGEPSYRVDVCPSSAKGDHNHAAIASGAGRIVNAIPDVVAAPPGLRTPLDLPFNTARGVFATTLPR comes from the coding sequence ATGGCCGTCCGCGTCGTGCACGTGGCGACCGGCAACGTCGGCCGCATCGCCCTGTCCCAGCTGATCGAGGACCCCCGCTTCGACCTGGTGGGCCTGGTCGTGTCCGACCCGGAGAAGGCGGGGCGGGACGCCGGGGAGCTCGCCGGGACCGGGACGGTCACCGGCGTGAAGGCCACCGCCGACCTGGACGCGGCGCTGGCCGCGCGCCCGGAGTGCACGGTGTACTGCGCGCTCGGGGAGACGCGGCTGACCGGGGCGCTCGCCGACGTCCGGAAGATCCTCGCGTCCGGCAGCAACGTCGTCGCCTCGTCGCCCGTCCCGCTCATCCACCCCTGGGGCGTGCTGCCCGACGGCATGATCGAGCCGATCGAGGACGCCTGCCGCGAGGGCGGGACGAGCCTCTTCGTCACCGGCGTCGACCCTGGCTGGGCCAACGACCTGCTGCCGTTCGCGATCGCCAGCACCTGCCGGCGGGTGGAGCAGATCCGCTGCCTGGAGATCGCCGACTACGCCAGCTACGACGGCAGCCCCGTCATCCTCGACTTCATGGGCTTCGGCCGCCCCGTGGGGGACCTGCCGAAGCTGTTCAGGCCGGGGATGCTGGCGGCGTCGTGGGGCGTCACCCTGCGGATGCTCGCCCGCGGGTTCGGCTTCGAACTCGACGACATCACCGAATGGTTCGAGCAGGAACCGGCGCCGGAGCCGTTCGACGTCGCCGCCGGGCACATCCCCGCGGGCGGGGTGGCGGCCGTGCGGTTCCAGATCCGCGGCGTGGTCGGCGGCAAGGAGGTCCTCGTCATCGACCACACCAACCGGCTGCGCGCCGACCTGCGCCCCGACTGGCCCCAGCCCGCGCAGGAGGGCGGCTCCTACCGCGTCGAGATCGTCGGCGAGCCGTCCTACCGCGTCGACGTCTGCCCGTCGAGCGCGAAGGGCGACCACAACCACGCCGCGATCGCCTCCGGGGCCGGGCGCATCGTCAACGCGATCCCCGACGTCGTCGCGGCCCCGCCGGGGCTGCGGACCCCGCTCGACCTGCCGTTCAACACCGCCCGCGGCGTCTTCGCGACGACGCTGCCCCGCTGA
- a CDS encoding ABC transporter permease, producing the protein MTAATVPVSAGGLGDRLAGTGTLLRFMLRRDRVRFPAWTLGLALLMGYFTTTLGSVYTTTEELEAVTAFSASPAGALFGGPGYGYDAITLERFLAGQYGLYIMLGAALMALLTVTRHTRAEERSGRAELVRANVVGRSAQLTAALTLTALMCVAAAVLVAGVLLAAGYDAAGSVLFGASAGAAGLAFAGIAAIAVQVFSYPRAASGLSGAVLGGAFALRGIGDMAAVQDGGLAWLSWLSPIGWSQQTAPYVLDRWWPLALSAAFAAVTAAAGYRLSVRRDLDAGLVPPRPGPPRAAGWLRDAPTLAFRLQRAGIVGWSVALLVAGVAYGAFAQPLAEGLDDAPEELIAVMGGSEDLIAGYLGVMGLTMALTVGVFAILAVQSVRTEETSGRTEPVLATAVGRTGWLGGNLAVTAVAVPWLLFLAGLGTGAAAAAGIGDAALLWETALGHVAHAPAVWLLLAAAALLYGALPRLVPVVWVVLGYALVAGLFAPVLDLSDGLVRLSPFAHVGEYPREDVSFTAVGVLTALTAALTAAALWAFRRRDLTTGA; encoded by the coding sequence ATGACCGCGGCGACCGTCCCGGTGTCCGCGGGCGGGCTGGGGGACAGGCTCGCGGGCACGGGCACGCTCCTGCGGTTCATGCTGCGCCGCGACCGCGTCCGGTTCCCCGCCTGGACGCTCGGACTGGCGCTGCTCATGGGCTACTTCACCACCACGCTCGGCTCCGTCTACACCACGACCGAGGAGCTTGAGGCGGTCACCGCGTTCTCCGCCAGCCCCGCCGGGGCGCTTTTCGGCGGACCAGGTTACGGCTACGACGCCATCACCCTCGAACGGTTCCTGGCGGGGCAGTACGGCCTGTACATCATGCTGGGCGCCGCGCTGATGGCGCTGCTGACCGTGACGCGGCACACCCGCGCCGAGGAGCGGTCGGGGCGGGCGGAGCTGGTCCGCGCGAACGTCGTCGGGCGGTCCGCGCAGCTCACCGCCGCGCTGACCCTCACCGCGCTGATGTGCGTCGCCGCCGCCGTCCTGGTCGCCGGGGTCCTGCTCGCCGCCGGGTACGACGCGGCGGGCTCGGTCCTGTTCGGCGCGTCCGCCGGCGCCGCGGGGCTGGCGTTCGCGGGCATCGCCGCGATCGCCGTGCAGGTCTTCTCGTATCCCCGCGCCGCGTCCGGGCTTTCGGGCGCGGTCCTCGGCGGCGCGTTCGCGCTGCGCGGCATCGGGGACATGGCCGCCGTCCAGGACGGCGGGCTCGCCTGGCTGTCGTGGCTGTCCCCGATCGGCTGGTCGCAGCAGACCGCGCCGTACGTGCTCGACCGGTGGTGGCCGCTGGCGCTCTCGGCGGCGTTCGCCGCGGTGACCGCCGCCGCCGGGTACCGCCTGTCCGTCCGCCGGGACCTGGACGCGGGGCTCGTCCCGCCGCGCCCCGGGCCGCCCCGCGCCGCGGGCTGGCTCCGTGACGCGCCAACGCTGGCGTTCCGCCTCCAGCGCGCCGGGATCGTCGGCTGGAGCGTCGCGCTGCTGGTCGCGGGCGTGGCGTACGGGGCGTTCGCCCAGCCGCTGGCCGAGGGCCTGGACGACGCCCCGGAGGAGCTGATCGCCGTCATGGGCGGGAGCGAGGACCTGATCGCCGGCTACCTCGGCGTCATGGGCCTGACGATGGCGCTGACCGTCGGCGTGTTCGCGATCCTGGCCGTGCAGTCGGTGCGCACCGAGGAGACCTCCGGGCGCACCGAGCCCGTGCTGGCCACCGCCGTCGGCCGCACCGGCTGGCTCGGCGGCAACCTCGCCGTCACCGCGGTCGCCGTCCCGTGGCTGCTGTTCCTCGCGGGCCTCGGCACCGGGGCCGCCGCGGCGGCGGGCATCGGCGACGCGGCGCTCCTGTGGGAGACCGCGCTCGGGCACGTCGCCCACGCCCCGGCGGTGTGGCTGCTCCTTGCGGCCGCCGCGCTGCTGTACGGGGCGCTGCCGCGCCTCGTGCCGGTGGTGTGGGTCGTCCTGGGCTACGCGCTCGTGGCGGGGCTCTTCGCCCCGGTCCTGGACCTCTCGGACGGGCTCGTCCGCCTGTCGCCGTTCGCGCACGTCGGGGAGTATCCGCGCGAGGACGTGTCCTTCACCGCGGTCGGGGTCCTGACCGCCTTGACCGCCGCCCTCACCGCTGCGGCGCTGTGGGCCTTCCGGCGCCGCGACCTCACGACCGGGGCGTGA
- a CDS encoding DUF2243 domain-containing protein — MSDASAPARDRPAVRPGRSMAATALIGVALMAAADEIVFHQLLGWHHFYDRSTPAIGLLTDGLLHTAEVLALVVGFVWWADLRRTRALSPPHAWAGLFLGLGGFQLFDGVVNHKLLRLHQVRYEVPDLLPYDLAWVGAALVLLAIGAVLAVRAVRER; from the coding sequence ATGAGCGACGCCTCCGCGCCCGCGCGGGACCGGCCCGCGGTGCGGCCGGGACGGTCCATGGCGGCCACCGCCCTGATCGGGGTGGCGCTGATGGCGGCCGCCGACGAGATCGTCTTCCACCAGCTGCTCGGCTGGCACCACTTCTACGACCGCTCCACCCCGGCGATCGGCCTGCTGACCGACGGCCTCCTGCACACGGCAGAGGTGCTGGCCCTCGTCGTCGGGTTCGTGTGGTGGGCCGACCTGAGGCGCACACGTGCCCTGTCGCCGCCGCACGCCTGGGCCGGGCTGTTCCTCGGCCTGGGCGGCTTCCAGCTGTTCGACGGCGTCGTCAACCACAAGCTGCTCCGCCTGCACCAGGTGCGCTACGAGGTCCCGGACCTGCTGCCCTACGACCTGGCGTGGGTGGGCGCCGCGCTCGTCCTGCTGGCCATCGGCGCGGTGCTGGCCGTGCGCGCGGTCCGGGAGCGGTGA
- a CDS encoding glucose 1-dehydrogenase: protein MGRVDGKVALISGGARGIGAASARALAAEGARVVIGDLLDEEGEAVAKDIGDAARYVHLDVRSPDDWKAAVDTAVSEFGRLNVLVNNAGIANGSAIGRFGLDKWQEIIDVNLTGPFLGIRAAADALVAAGGGSIINNSSIEGLRGTSWAHGYVASKWGLRGLTKSVAVELAPHGVRVNSLHPGLIRTPITEGIPDDMIPIPLGRPGRPEEVAAFVVFLASDESSYATGTEFVMDGGTVNQIPHKG, encoded by the coding sequence ATGGGACGTGTGGACGGGAAGGTCGCCCTGATCAGCGGCGGCGCACGCGGCATCGGGGCGGCCAGCGCCCGCGCGCTGGCCGCCGAGGGCGCCCGCGTCGTGATCGGCGACCTCCTCGACGAGGAGGGCGAGGCGGTCGCGAAGGACATCGGCGACGCCGCCCGCTACGTCCACCTCGACGTGCGGAGCCCCGACGACTGGAAGGCCGCCGTCGACACCGCCGTGTCCGAGTTCGGCCGCCTGAACGTCCTGGTCAACAACGCGGGCATCGCCAACGGCTCCGCCATCGGCCGCTTCGGGCTCGACAAGTGGCAGGAGATCATCGACGTCAACCTCACCGGCCCCTTCCTCGGCATCCGCGCGGCCGCCGACGCGCTCGTCGCGGCGGGCGGCGGCTCGATCATCAACAACTCGTCCATCGAGGGGCTGCGCGGCACGTCCTGGGCGCACGGCTACGTGGCCTCCAAGTGGGGGCTGCGCGGCCTGACCAAGTCGGTCGCCGTCGAACTCGCCCCGCACGGCGTCAGGGTGAACTCGCTGCATCCGGGGCTGATCCGTACGCCGATCACCGAGGGCATCCCCGACGACATGATCCCGATCCCGCTCGGGCGTCCCGGGCGGCCCGAGGAGGTCGCGGCCTTCGTGGTGTTCCTCGCCAGCGACGAGTCGTCCTACGCCACCGGCACCGAGTTCGTCATGGACGGGGGGACCGTCAACCAGATCCCCCACAAGGGCTGA
- a CDS encoding IS110 family transposase yields the protein MLFVGDDWAEDHHDVEVQDSDGKVLKRARLPEGMAGMSRFHELVGRFVAADAEPCDVGVCIETDRGPWVRALVAAGYRVFAVDPKQAARHREILGSSGAKSDKGDAHALADMLRTRHRQLREVAGDSEVAEAVKVVTRAHQSMVWERTRHMLRLRSALREYFPAALEAYKPLGLTSPAVLRLLAKAPAPAAAAKLTAGQIAAALTGRRDVHAKAAAVQQVLRAEHLGQGEIVTSAYAATVRSLVAVITTLNAEITALQGQVEAHFGRHPDAEIILSQPGLGTVLGARVLAEFGDADGRYTCAKARKNYAGTSPITRQSGKMRTVHARFVHNDRLVDALHMQASCALLHDPHVRAYYDQLKARDIGHNAALRQVANRLVGILHGCLKTHTPYDQTTAWSHHHHDLAA from the coding sequence GTGCTGTTCGTCGGAGATGACTGGGCCGAGGACCATCATGACGTGGAGGTCCAGGACTCAGACGGGAAAGTCCTCAAGCGGGCTCGGCTGCCCGAGGGGATGGCCGGGATGTCGCGGTTCCACGAGCTGGTCGGCCGGTTCGTGGCCGCCGATGCCGAACCGTGCGATGTGGGTGTGTGCATCGAGACCGACCGGGGTCCGTGGGTGCGGGCGCTGGTGGCGGCGGGGTACAGGGTGTTCGCGGTGGATCCCAAGCAGGCGGCCCGGCACCGGGAGATCCTGGGGTCCTCGGGGGCCAAGAGCGATAAGGGCGACGCGCACGCGCTGGCCGACATGCTGCGCACCCGCCACCGGCAGCTGCGCGAGGTCGCCGGTGACTCCGAGGTCGCCGAGGCGGTCAAGGTCGTCACCCGGGCGCATCAGAGCATGGTGTGGGAGCGCACCCGGCACATGCTGCGGCTGCGGTCGGCGCTGCGCGAGTACTTCCCCGCCGCGCTGGAGGCCTACAAGCCTCTCGGCCTGACCTCGCCGGCGGTGCTGCGGCTGCTGGCCAAGGCCCCCGCCCCCGCCGCGGCCGCCAAGCTCACGGCCGGGCAGATCGCCGCAGCGCTCACCGGCCGCCGCGACGTCCACGCCAAGGCCGCAGCGGTCCAGCAGGTCCTGCGCGCCGAGCACCTGGGGCAGGGTGAGATCGTCACCAGCGCCTATGCGGCCACGGTCCGGTCGCTGGTCGCGGTCATCACCACCCTGAACGCCGAGATCACCGCCCTGCAAGGGCAGGTCGAGGCGCATTTTGGCCGGCACCCGGACGCTGAGATCATCCTGTCCCAGCCCGGCCTGGGAACCGTTCTCGGTGCCCGGGTGCTCGCCGAATTCGGGGACGCCGACGGACGCTACACCTGCGCCAAGGCCCGCAAGAACTATGCCGGAACGTCCCCGATCACCCGGCAATCAGGCAAGATGCGCACCGTCCACGCCCGATTCGTCCACAACGACCGCCTCGTCGACGCCCTCCACATGCAGGCCTCCTGCGCCCTCCTGCACGACCCGCACGTCCGCGCCTACTACGACCAGCTCAAAGCCCGCGACATCGGCCACAACGCCGCCCTCCGCCAGGTCGCCAACCGCCTCGTCGGCATCCTGCACGGATGCCTCAAAACCCACACCCCCTACGACCAGACAACCGCCTGGTCACACCACCACCACGACCTCGCCGCTTGA
- a CDS encoding ABC transporter ATP-binding protein has protein sequence MTPAIEIEGLHKAFGKVKALDGLDLSVRTGQVHGFLGPNGAGKSTAIRILLGVLRADAGRVRMLGGDPWADAVALHRRIAYVPGDVELWPSLTGGEAIDLFARLRGGADPARRDELCERFDLDPTKKGRTYSKGNRQKVALVSALASDVDLLLLDEPTAGLDPLMETVFQSCIREARDEGRTVLLSSHILAQVEALADRISIIRRGRIVETGTLTEMRHLTRTTVTATTGRDARVLADLPGVHNLSAENGQVRFDVDGAHLPEAVRRLGELDVQSLTAHPPTLEQLLLRHYGDELPGVGDGATAGTAS, from the coding sequence ATGACCCCTGCCATCGAGATCGAGGGCCTGCACAAGGCGTTCGGGAAGGTGAAGGCGCTGGACGGGCTCGACCTGTCGGTGCGGACCGGGCAGGTCCACGGGTTCCTGGGGCCGAACGGCGCCGGGAAGTCGACCGCGATCCGGATCCTGCTGGGGGTGCTGCGCGCCGACGCCGGACGGGTCCGGATGCTCGGCGGCGACCCCTGGGCCGACGCGGTCGCGCTGCACCGCCGCATCGCCTACGTCCCGGGCGACGTGGAGCTGTGGCCGAGCCTGACCGGGGGCGAGGCGATCGACCTGTTCGCCCGGCTGCGCGGCGGCGCCGACCCCGCCCGCCGCGACGAGCTCTGCGAACGGTTCGACCTGGACCCCACCAAGAAGGGCCGCACCTACTCCAAGGGCAACCGGCAGAAGGTCGCGCTGGTGTCCGCGCTGGCCAGCGACGTCGACCTGCTGCTCCTCGACGAGCCGACCGCCGGGCTCGACCCGCTCATGGAGACGGTGTTCCAGAGCTGCATCCGCGAGGCCCGCGACGAGGGCAGGACGGTCCTGCTGTCCAGCCACATCCTCGCGCAGGTGGAGGCGCTCGCCGACCGGATCTCGATCATCCGGCGCGGGCGGATCGTGGAGACGGGCACGCTGACGGAGATGCGGCACCTCACCCGCACCACCGTCACCGCCACTACCGGGAGGGACGCCCGTGTCCTGGCCGACTTGCCCGGCGTCCACAACCTGAGCGCGGAGAACGGGCAGGTCCGCTTCGACGTGGACGGCGCTCACCTGCCCGAGGCCGTCCGCCGCCTCGGCGAGCTGGACGTCCAGAGCCTCACCGCGCACCCGCCGACCCTGGAGCAACTGCTGCTGCGCCACTACGGCGACGAGCTGCCCGGCGTCGGCGACGGCGCGACGGCCGGGACGGCGTCATGA
- a CDS encoding cytochrome c oxidase assembly protein, with amino-acid sequence MHHGQSTGIVQWAAVLACAATFLAVVAYLAAARGLRRRGDPWPWRRDACFAAGGVLLGAAMVAPLPGGPFTVHMTQHLLVGMAAPLPLVLARPLTLALRSLRPGPPRRTLLAVAHWRVSGWLLFPPVAAVLDMGGLWVLYRTPLLAAAHDRPWLHLLVHAHVFAAGVLFTAAICQLDPVRRRWGLPLRGLTLLAAGAAHAILAKTLYAASPPGTTFTAADLHTAAQLMYYGGDLTELALAATLATHWYTRPHASRGEPISRRNKEKPEAAERPRTSL; translated from the coding sequence ATGCACCACGGCCAGTCCACCGGCATCGTGCAGTGGGCGGCCGTGCTCGCCTGCGCAGCGACGTTCCTGGCAGTGGTCGCGTACCTGGCCGCCGCACGTGGCCTGCGCCGACGCGGGGACCCGTGGCCGTGGCGGCGGGACGCCTGCTTCGCCGCCGGAGGCGTCCTGCTCGGGGCCGCGATGGTCGCGCCGCTGCCGGGCGGGCCGTTCACCGTCCACATGACTCAGCATCTGCTGGTGGGGATGGCGGCGCCGCTCCCGCTGGTGCTGGCCCGGCCCCTCACCCTGGCGCTGCGGTCGCTGCGCCCCGGCCCTCCGCGCAGGACGCTGCTGGCGGTGGCGCACTGGCGCGTGTCCGGCTGGCTCCTCTTCCCGCCGGTCGCGGCCGTCCTGGACATGGGCGGCCTGTGGGTCCTGTACCGGACGCCGCTGCTGGCCGCCGCGCACGACCGTCCATGGCTGCACCTGCTCGTCCACGCGCACGTGTTCGCGGCCGGGGTGCTGTTCACCGCCGCGATCTGCCAGCTGGACCCGGTGCGCCGCCGGTGGGGCCTCCCGCTCCGCGGCCTGACGCTCCTCGCCGCAGGCGCGGCCCACGCGATCCTCGCCAAGACCCTGTACGCCGCGTCCCCGCCCGGCACGACCTTCACCGCCGCCGACCTGCACACCGCCGCACAACTCATGTACTACGGCGGCGACCTGACCGAACTGGCCCTGGCCGCAACCCTGGCCACCCACTGGTACACCCGCCCCCACGCGAGCCGGGGCGAACCGATCTCCCGTCGGAACAAGGAAAAGCCCGAGGCCGCCGAGCGGCCGCGAACGTCTTTGTGA
- a CDS encoding TetR/AcrR family transcriptional regulator — protein sequence MTSGGGDSGTAARILEAAVSRFGRDGFGVGLRAIAEDAAVSPGLIVHYFGSKQGLRRACDEHVREVIVTEKRAAATDGTAAGLLAQLADVERFAPVVRYMVRSLREGGDLARELFEDMVADAVRYLEAGVEAGVIKPSRDPVARARVLAYQATGSMLMWLTMNPEHADPASFGKALRAYMEEVTIPMLEVFSEGLYTDRSLLEEYLLYIPDPPRDESSN from the coding sequence GTGACTTCGGGGGGTGGGGACTCCGGGACCGCCGCGCGGATTCTGGAGGCGGCCGTGTCCCGGTTCGGGCGCGACGGGTTCGGGGTCGGGCTGCGGGCCATCGCCGAGGACGCGGCCGTGTCGCCGGGGCTGATCGTGCACTACTTCGGGTCGAAGCAGGGGCTGCGGCGCGCGTGCGACGAACACGTGCGCGAGGTGATCGTCACCGAGAAGCGCGCCGCCGCGACCGACGGCACCGCCGCCGGGCTGCTGGCGCAGCTGGCCGATGTCGAGCGGTTCGCCCCGGTCGTCCGCTACATGGTGCGGTCGCTGCGCGAGGGCGGGGACTTGGCCCGGGAGCTGTTCGAGGACATGGTCGCCGACGCGGTCCGCTACCTGGAGGCGGGCGTGGAGGCCGGTGTGATCAAGCCGAGCCGCGACCCGGTCGCGCGCGCGAGGGTGCTGGCCTACCAGGCGACGGGCTCGATGCTGATGTGGCTCACGATGAACCCGGAGCACGCCGACCCGGCGTCCTTCGGCAAGGCCCTGCGCGCCTACATGGAGGAGGTGACGATCCCCATGCTCGAAGTGTTCAGCGAGGGGCTCTACACCGACCGGTCGCTGCTGGAGGAGTATCTCCTTTACATTCCGGATCCGCCGCGCGACGAGTCCTCGAACTGA
- a CDS encoding cytochrome P450, with product MNAPVTTKDDQPVNATINLVSGEFWGRDPHPELRWMRENAPVYWDPSSEVWGVSTYAEVKYASRHPELFCSGEGIRPDNPAMPMMIDMDDPEHKLRRKLVSAGFTPRRVAGRRAHLERICDEIIDAVCERGECDFVTDLAAQLPLIVIGDALGFAPEDRQKLLAWSDDMLRALTGGDDPALLDRAADAFAGFNEYAAAVVADRRARPRDDLISALTHATVDGERLDHDSLLQESLLILIGGDETTRHVISGGMWQLFRHPDQRAALTADPSRIPTAVEEMLRWVSPIKNMARTATRDTVLGGREIAAGDTLLLLYPSANRDDAVFTDPDAFDVTRHPNEHLAFGNGPHFCLGNSLARLELEVMFTKLLTRLPDLEPVSPEEPAHRPANFVSGYETMPVRFTPTPRVLT from the coding sequence GTGAACGCACCCGTCACGACCAAGGACGACCAGCCGGTCAACGCGACGATCAATCTGGTCAGCGGTGAGTTCTGGGGACGCGACCCGCACCCGGAGCTCCGCTGGATGAGGGAGAACGCCCCCGTCTACTGGGACCCGAGCAGCGAGGTCTGGGGGGTGTCGACCTACGCGGAGGTCAAGTACGCCTCCCGCCACCCGGAGCTGTTCTGCAGCGGCGAGGGCATCCGCCCCGACAACCCCGCCATGCCGATGATGATCGACATGGACGACCCGGAGCACAAGCTGCGCCGGAAGCTGGTCAGCGCCGGGTTCACCCCGCGGCGGGTCGCCGGCCGCCGCGCCCACCTCGAACGGATCTGCGACGAGATCATCGACGCCGTCTGCGAGCGCGGCGAGTGCGACTTCGTCACCGACCTGGCCGCGCAGCTGCCGCTCATCGTGATCGGCGACGCCCTCGGCTTCGCGCCCGAGGACCGCCAGAAGCTGCTGGCCTGGTCCGACGACATGCTGCGGGCGCTGACCGGCGGCGACGACCCCGCCCTGCTCGACCGCGCCGCCGACGCGTTCGCCGGCTTCAACGAGTACGCCGCCGCCGTCGTCGCCGACCGCCGCGCCCGCCCCCGCGACGACCTCATCAGCGCCCTCACCCACGCCACCGTCGACGGCGAGCGGCTCGACCACGACTCCCTCCTCCAGGAGTCGCTGCTCATCCTCATCGGCGGGGACGAGACGACCCGGCACGTCATCTCCGGCGGGATGTGGCAGCTGTTCCGGCACCCCGACCAGCGCGCGGCCCTCACCGCCGACCCGTCCCGCATCCCCACCGCGGTCGAGGAGATGCTGCGCTGGGTTTCCCCGATCAAGAACATGGCCCGCACCGCCACCCGGGACACCGTCCTCGGCGGACGCGAGATCGCCGCGGGCGACACGCTCCTGCTGCTGTACCCGTCCGCCAACCGGGACGACGCCGTGTTCACCGACCCCGACGCCTTCGACGTCACCCGGCACCCGAACGAGCACCTGGCCTTCGGCAACGGCCCGCACTTCTGCCTGGGCAACAGCCTCGCCCGCCTGGAACTCGAGGTGATGTTCACCAAACTGCTGACCCGCCTGCCCGACCTGGAGCCGGTCAGCCCGGAGGAACCGGCCCACCGTCCCGCCAACTTCGTCTCCGGCTACGAGACCATGCCCGTCCGCTTCACCCCGACCCCGCGCGTCCTCACCTAA
- a CDS encoding FAD-binding protein: MNAQTPAGLVVPQVIPAADLPGDAERFDVVVIGFGIAGGCAALEAARSGARVLLLERAAVHGGTSSMSGGHFYLGGGTAVQRATGHEDSVEAMTRYLMAGAKDPDEEKIRAYCEGSVAHFDWLESLGFRFERSYYPGKAVIQPGTEGLMFTGNEKVWPFRDEVPAAPRGHKVPVPGDTDGTKLVMDLLRDRIEEAGAEVRYETAATNLVAAEDGTVTGVAWRNFDRTGLVAAGGVVIAAGGYVMNPDMVAAYTPVLGEKLFTLGGTYDDGLGIRLGQSVGAALEHMDEPFITAPFYPPSSLVKGLIVNKRGERFVAEDGYHARTAYFVLRQPDATAYLIADSDHMDEQRMPLVPLKDGYETVEEMEAGLGLPPGSLARTMARYNEHAARGEDPDFHKHPDWLAPQANGPWGVYDLSLGTALYAGFTLGGMATTVDGEVRRDDGTVIGGLYAAGACASNIAQDGAGYCSGTQLGEGSFFGRRAGRAAALRAGERPTRTA; the protein is encoded by the coding sequence ATGAACGCGCAGACCCCCGCGGGACTGGTCGTCCCGCAGGTGATACCGGCGGCGGACCTCCCCGGCGACGCCGAGCGGTTCGACGTCGTCGTGATCGGGTTCGGCATCGCGGGCGGGTGCGCCGCGCTGGAGGCGGCGCGCTCGGGCGCCCGGGTGCTGCTGCTGGAGCGGGCCGCCGTCCACGGCGGGACGTCCAGCATGTCGGGCGGCCACTTCTACCTCGGCGGCGGCACCGCGGTGCAGCGCGCCACCGGCCACGAGGACTCCGTCGAGGCGATGACGCGGTACCTGATGGCCGGCGCCAAGGACCCCGACGAGGAGAAGATCCGCGCCTACTGCGAGGGATCGGTCGCCCACTTCGACTGGCTGGAGTCGCTGGGCTTCCGGTTCGAACGCTCCTACTACCCCGGCAAGGCGGTGATCCAGCCCGGCACCGAAGGGCTGATGTTCACCGGCAACGAGAAGGTGTGGCCGTTCCGCGACGAGGTCCCCGCCGCGCCGCGGGGCCACAAGGTGCCGGTGCCGGGCGACACCGACGGCACCAAGCTGGTCATGGACCTGCTGCGCGACCGGATCGAGGAGGCCGGGGCCGAGGTCCGCTACGAGACCGCCGCGACCAACCTCGTCGCCGCCGAGGACGGCACCGTCACCGGCGTCGCCTGGCGGAACTTCGACCGGACCGGCCTCGTCGCCGCCGGCGGGGTCGTGATCGCGGCCGGGGGCTACGTCATGAACCCCGACATGGTCGCCGCCTACACGCCCGTCCTCGGCGAGAAGCTGTTCACGCTCGGCGGCACCTACGACGACGGGCTCGGCATCCGGCTCGGCCAGTCCGTGGGCGCCGCCCTGGAGCACATGGACGAGCCGTTCATCACCGCACCGTTCTACCCGCCGTCCTCGCTGGTGAAGGGACTGATCGTCAACAAGCGCGGGGAGCGGTTCGTCGCCGAGGACGGCTACCACGCCCGCACCGCGTACTTCGTCCTCCGGCAGCCGGACGCGACCGCGTACCTGATCGCCGACAGCGACCACATGGACGAGCAGCGCATGCCGCTCGTCCCGCTGAAGGACGGCTACGAGACCGTCGAGGAGATGGAGGCCGGCCTCGGCCTGCCCCCGGGCTCGCTCGCGCGGACGATGGCGCGCTACAACGAGCACGCCGCGCGCGGCGAGGACCCCGACTTCCACAAGCACCCCGACTGGCTGGCGCCGCAGGCCAACGGCCCGTGGGGCGTCTACGACCTCAGCCTCGGCACCGCCCTGTACGCGGGCTTCACGCTCGGCGGCATGGCCACCACCGTCGACGGCGAGGTGCGGCGGGACGACGGGACGGTCATCGGCGGCCTGTACGCGGCCGGGGCCTGCGCGTCCAACATCGCCCAGGACGGCGCCGGCTACTGCTCGGGGACCCAGCTCGGGGAGGGCTCGTTCTTCGGCCGCAGGGCGGGCCGCGCCGCCGCCCTGCGCGCCGGAGAGCGTCCCACCAGGACCGCATGA